Genomic segment of Melanotaenia boesemani isolate fMelBoe1 chromosome 10, fMelBoe1.pri, whole genome shotgun sequence:
TACCCTGGGGATCATGTATACTGTAATGTGATTAGTTGTGTGGTTACCATGGGGATCATGTGTACTGTGATGTGATTAGTTATGTGGTTACCATGAGGATCATGTATACTGTGATGTGATTAGTTATGTGGTTACCATGGGGATCATGTATACTGTGATGTGATTAGTTGtgtggttaccatggtgatcaTGTGTACTGTTATGTGATTAGTTATGTGGTTACCATGGGGATCATGTATACTGTAATGTGATTAGTTGTGTGGTTACCATGGGGATCATGTGTACTGTGATGTGATTAGTTATGTGGTTACCATGAGGATCATGTGTACTGTGATGTGATTAGTTAtgtggttaccatggtgatcaTGTATACTGTTATGTGATTAGTTGTGTGGTTACCATGGGGATCATGTGTACTGTGATGTGATTAGTTATGTGGTTACCATGGGGATCATGCGGCAGGACCTGATGCAGTCGCTCATGCCGAACATGCTCATGTAGTCAGCATACTCTCCCCTCCTCATGAAGTACTGGTTGCCCATGTAGTTGGTGCGGTCGTAGACCATGAAGCAGCCCCTCTCCACCCTGCAGGAGTGACACCTGCCCAGGTAAGAAGAGATGTCGGAGCAGTCGTTGCTGCACTCATAGGAACGACCCATGAAGTTCCTGTCCTCGTAGAAGACGATCTAAGGGGAGAGGGATTGAATGAAGAAACATACTGATGAGGAGGCTGAGGCTTCCTCACACCCAGAGATCAGGTCATATGACAGCCAGGTTGTTCAGCTTGTTGGAGGTGGTGCAGGTTGATCATCATGAGGGAtgtttgtcagatttttttatttatttatttttgtgagaAACAGCTGATCTGCTTTCTGGCGAAGATTTGAGACCTGATGCTGTTCAGCTGTCAATCATTAGATCTGACAACTGATCCAGTTCAACCTGACCGGGAACTACCTGATCAATAATCATGTTTGTTGTCTGTGTGCGTGTGAGTGTAAAAAGTGACCAGGCAAAGAGCAGTGATGCATGCTGGAACTCACCCTGCTCATCATGTTCATGTCGGTGGCGGACATCTTGGCTGGCGGGGGCTGCGTTGCTCTGAGCCGGTGACAGTGGTCTGTGCTCCTACCTGTGACCTCGCAGCTTTTATACACCTGAGTGTTGCTCACTGCTTTGTGTGTCAGAGTGCTGATTCAGCACATGttttctgtcacacacacacaaagcctcTTTGAAAGGGTTAACAATGACCACAGAGGCCTTCAGCTGCTGCCCGATCA
This window contains:
- the LOC121646978 gene encoding gamma-crystallin M2-like, translated to MSATDMNMMSRIVFYEDRNFMGRSYECSNDCSDISSYLGRCHSCRVERGCFMVYDRTNYMGNQYFMRRGEYADYMSMFGMSDCIRSCRMIPMYRGSYRMRIYERENFGGMMHEMMDDCDNIMDRYRMSNCMSCHVMDGHWLMYEQPHYRGRMMYFRPGEYRNFMNMGMSGMRFMSMRRIMDSYY